The Arcobacter sp. F2176 DNA window TTAAGACATAAAAAAAGGGAAAAGAATTAACTTTTCCCTTTTTTTTAAGATGGATATTTTAAATATTTTTCTGGTTTTTGTCAGTGTTTTTATTTCTATCTTCAAGAGGTTTAGAATTTATTGAATCATCATGTACTAAGTTTGAATATTCTTCGTAATTTCTTTCTCCTTTTTTATCTCTTTTATATATTGAATAAGCACAAAAGTAAAATACTATTACTGCAATAAACATTAATATTATTTTTGTATAACCTTGTAAGTCAACTATTTCTTGATAACTCATAATAACCTCTTATTTTAAAGAATTCAAATACGCAATAAGCGCTACAATCTCAGGAATCTGACCGTTTGCTACGGCATCTTTTACAGCTTGATTTTTCATATCAGCAGCAATAGCTTTCGCT harbors:
- a CDS encoding CcoQ/FixQ family Cbb3-type cytochrome c oxidase assembly chaperone, with product MSYQEIVDLQGYTKIILMFIAVIVFYFCAYSIYKRDKKGERNYEEYSNLVHDDSINSKPLEDRNKNTDKNQKNI